A single window of Aspergillus puulaauensis MK2 DNA, chromosome 5, nearly complete sequence DNA harbors:
- a CDS encoding putative C6 transcription factor (COG:K;~EggNog:ENOG410PHAZ;~InterPro:IPR036864,IPR007219,IPR001138;~PFAM:PF00172,PF04082;~go_function: GO:0000981 - DNA-binding transcription factor activity, RNA polymerase II-specific [Evidence IEA];~go_function: GO:0003677 - DNA binding [Evidence IEA];~go_function: GO:0008270 - zinc ion binding [Evidence IEA];~go_process: GO:0006351 - transcription, DNA-templated [Evidence IEA];~go_process: GO:0006355 - regulation of transcription, DNA-templated [Evidence IEA]) — translation MSPPSPRKNGGGHLPNPKQIRFVSTDGQPQTKRRRVNAACRTCRKRKIRCSGEQPVCKTCSDFNHECLGYSEPATNTRAQSDTASRTPAATPSLATPVDSTAPRGAPEVENRLPGSPKQNTLSTGTDSIGKSPDVPKPLKPEDSPPFRYASVWAAKENEQQAAGESPESNRTSVSSNSRTHVPYFRYFGPTAIVPGFKQMVVQVRGSRKSNASLSSDSISSLRSPELHESEIHHLPAIVDNSTDTRDANTIPFYDRVDSLPVSNLVTHLCELFFVHLGCSFPFLRRERFLRDLKEKKIDTMLVDSVCALSSRFSPHPLLSPPQAPTIDGSEPQSTMKKSNRGQPFANRAMSALVESLSFPTLSVVQACLLLAYDQFGSNHDSGLWMYLGISIRMAQDLGMQKLQGLDYSYGRTGVTPSAVMTGHASKLGEDQYDEPPNGPASTKNSQGVEDRRAWERERVDTFWSIFFLDRVISSGTGRPVTLRDEDIELRFPLQSESQLPNGWPAPFPPLIRIIHLYGRVTDLINSMQDVNHVTSDTLKRLAGMESDLTGIYQRLSPRLHFNAANFQAYVKAKEGTNFILLHFWFHTVIVLLHQPTLLYSFGGTIQHLYPNSRDLSMSSAKTIADILSFSELVDGKSFIGNPFTSQPMYIAACAFLMESAHYSSPSSRSVSPSHQPLLANQTSGFFLPSVDSSSNPSDRKPTARYSLLASAARENYQRCYKALKALENYWEGTKYILTVLNQKAKGIVDPLLYTEEEMEGTTGTPSAQPVTGSNWRQSHLPGSTNATGGPASGACSPDARGSPRMDPSQAIGWSLTNATNSSQPNLSLLYQMPAAPPESAPDNKSYPSQYSHSYTNVPVHSGIGQSSGSFARDIESTNTSGVAHDSLVSSGQAATSDATLLLGLNSQYPHPLPPSSNSQPTQTRNIPTTSSSALNPQVSAYNYIPPTTDGRHANGGHMGTRPSDLHSGLNPHAGGDLLIESQDVDMSALHQQDQFPFPINGLPWLEYLPPDVLSYFNPDHQNFPLMSPDEGAPPPH, via the exons TTGCCGCACATGTCGCAAGCGCAAGATACGGTGCTCCGGCGAGCAGCCAG TATGCAAAACATGCTCCGACTTCAATCATGAGTGCCTTGGTTATAGCGAGCCCGCCACCAATACTCGAGCGCAGTCTGACACCGCTTCTCGTACTCCTGCGGCGACCCCATCCCTAGCTACCCCGGTCGACTCGACTGCTCCGCGCGGGGCTCCAGAAGTTGAAAACCGACTACCAGGTTCCCCTAAACAAAACACATTGTCAACGGGCACAGACAGTATTGGAAAATCACCGGACGTACCAAAACCGTTGAAGCCAGAAGACTCGCCTCCGTTTAGGTATGCATCGGTTTGGGCAGCGAAGGAGAATGAACAGCAGGCTGCGGGGGAAAGTCCAGAAAGCA ATCGGACTTCCGTCAGCTCCAACAGCCGTACACATGTGCCCTACTTCAGATATTTTGGACCCACAGCTATTGTTCCCGGATTCAAGCAAATG GTTGTCCAAGTACGGGGTTCACGGAAGAGTAATGCGTCATTGTCGTCCG ACTCAATTTCGTCGCTGCGGAGTCCAGAGCTCCATGAGAGCGAAATTCACCATCTCCCCGCCATAGTCGATAATAGCACTGACACCCGTGATGCCAACACCATTCCCTTCTACGACCGAGTCGATTCTTTACCCGTGAGTAACCTGGTTACTCACCTCTGTGAGCTGTTCTTCGTCCACCTGGGATGTAGCTTCCCATTCTTGCGGCGGGAGCGTTTTCTTCGCGActtgaaagagaagaaaattgATACCATGCTGGTGGATTCTGTGTGCGCGCTGTCTTCCCGATTTTCACCCCATCCGCTACTGAGTCCGCCTCAAGCGCCTACCATTGATGGCTCAGAACCCCAGTCCACTATGAAGAAATCTAACCGAGGTCAACCATTCGCCAATCGAGCAATGAGTGCCTTAGTGGAATCTCTCTCATTCCCGACTCTTTCCGTTGTCCAGGCGTGTTTATTGCTTGCATACGATCAATTCGGTTCAAACCATGATAGTGGGCTATGGATGTACTTGGGAATATCCATTCGAATGGCGCAAGACCTCGGGATGCAGAAGCTGCAAGGCTTGGATTACAGTTACGGCCGAACCGGTGTGACGCCGAGCGCAGTTATGACAGGGCACGCTTCGAAACTTGGGGAAGATCAATACGATGAGCCTCCGAACGGCCCTGCCTCGACAAAAAATTCGCAGGGGGTGGAAGATCGACGTGCCTGGGAGCGCGAAAGAGTGGACACGTTCTGGAGCATCTTTTTTCTCGACAGGGTGATATCTTCTGGTACAGGACGGCCCGTGACTTTGCGTGATGAGGATATAGAACTCCGCTTTCCTTTACAGTCAGAGTCACAGCTTCCTAATGGCTGGCCAGCACCTTTTCCACCGCTTATCCGCATTATTCATTTGTATGGAAGGGTCACAGACCTTATAAACAGCATGCAGGATGTCAACCATGTGACTTCAGATACGTTAAAAAGGCTGGCCGGAATGGAAAGCGACTTGACAG GCATTTACCAACGGTTGTCACCAAGACTCCACTTCAATGCTGCGAATTTCCAAGCATATGTAAAGGCTAAAGAAGGAACAAACTTTATTCTCCTTCATTTT TGGTTCCACACAGTGATCGTactcctccaccaacccaCCCTTCTATATTCCTTTGGCGGCACCATTCAGCACCTTTACCCTAATAGTCGTGACCTTTCGATGTCGTCAGCCAAAACAATAGCAGATATTCTGTCTTTTTCAGAGCTGGTAGATGGCAAAAGCTTCATCGGCAATCCTTTCACCAGTCAGCCGATGTATATCGCCGCATGCGCTTTTCTCATGGAGAGTGCTCATTATTCCTCTCCGTCGTCACGGTCTGTTTCACCTTCACACCAGCCACTTCTAGCCAATCAAACCAGTGGGTTCTTTTTGCCGAGCGTGGATTCGTCCTCCAACCCATCGGACCGCAAGCCCACTGCAAGATATAGCCTTCTTGCGTCCGCTGCTAGGGAGAACTATCAGAGATGCTACAAAGCTTTGAAAGCTCTCGAGAATTACTGGGAGGGTACAAAGTATATATTGACGGTTTTGAACCAAAAGGCCAAGGGAATAGTGGACCCCTTATTATAtactgaggaggagatggagggcaCTACTGGAACACCCTCGGCTCAGCCCGTTACGGGGTCCAACTGGCGGCAATCACATTTGCCCGGTTCTACCAATGCTACGGGAGGACCAGCATCTGGTGCGTGTTCTCCGGATGCGAGAGGGTCGCCGAGGATGGATCCTAGCCAAG CTATTGGCTGGTCCCTCACCAATGCAACAAATTCCTCGCAACCGAACCTCAGCCTACTCTATCAAATGCCTGCCGCTCCTCCCGAGTCCGCCCCTGATAACAAATCGTACCCTTCTCAGTACAGTCACAGCTACACCAATGTACCCGTCCATTCAGGTATTGGGCAAAGTTCCGGTTCATTCGCGCGAGATATTGAATCCACAAATACCTCTGGTGTCGCTCATGATTCCTTAGTTTCTTCCGGTCAGGCGGCAACTTCGGACGCaactcttctccttggcctgAACTCccaatatcctcatcctttACCACCCTCATCGAATTCACAACCAACGCAGACCCGAAATATCCCGACtacctcctcttcagccctAAATCCTCAAGTGTCTGCATACAACTACATTCCACCGACGACGGATGGTCGCCACGCTAATGGTGGCCATATGGGGACAAGACCTTCAGACCTCCACTCTGGCCTCAATCCGCACGCGGGCGGTGATCTTCTTATTGAGAGTCAAGATGTCGACATGTCCGCGCTCCATCAACAGGACCAATTCCCTTTCCCCATCAATGGGCTACCTTGGTTAGAATATCTTCCGCCGGATGTTCTCAGCTACTTTAACCCCGACCACCAAAACTTTCCTCTCATGAGCCCTGATGAAGGTGCACCACCGCCTCATTAA